Part of the Quercus robur chromosome 5, dhQueRobu3.1, whole genome shotgun sequence genome, gatgaagaaaaaaaaaaaatctaactgcAAGAAATTACAATTACGTAAGGGATCAAAATTGGTGGGTAACCAAAAATAGCACGTTTCCCTAGTTGGAAATTTCATTCTATTTATTGCAGATTTTCTTAATATGGACAGATGGTTGAAAGAATAAATTGGATGGCAGATCGATCAGAAAAAGGTCTTCGTCAAAGTGGAGGTCTCATGGTGAATTATGTATACAGGTAATCTTCCTGTTgagatcctttttttttaatcatgtcATCAATTCTTTGAGGAAATCCGTGATTCGCACACATTATTCATGAATTGGATTAGATCCATCATATGACTGTTTTGATATGGAAGACATGCCCCATCTTAGACCAGTGACCATAAATTGTCTTATGAAATATTCTGGGAATACTTGCCTAAATATACAACAAAGAAGGCTCAGGTAGTTTGTGgctatttttttggattgaattgGGGGGCCAAACAaatcattttgtaggttttagAGCATGAATTTTGATTGTAGGAGAAATATGGAGGGTGAGATCATGTGTTCAAGGTTCGCCAtatgcatgtgtaacttacccaaaaaatataagaaaaagaaaaagaacagaaaCCTTGCTTATAATTTCAATGGAAATTCTGGCCTTCAATAACGTGAAATATGTTGAACCCTGAATTGCAGGCTGGAGAATATAGAAGAATATGCTCAGTCATATTTCAGCAAAGGGCATATCAATGCTTCAGCTGATCTACATCGGTTGGTTAAGGTAATATGTTGTGCATGAAAGTCAGACCTTGGAGTATGACTTCATATTAGTCATGCCGCATCTTCTATATGCACTTGCATGCACACACTCACAGAGTAAGAGTGAGCAAACTCACAAGTTAGAGACAAGTCATTTATTTTTCCTAATTGCTATCCTTGTTTTTACTTGGTTTGCAACAGTTGAAGGAACACAGAGAAAGAACAGATTAGGAGGTTTGTCTGAAGAGATTCTTAGTGTGCGTTGGGGAACAAATTAAaaagccaacttattttattattcagttcatttttactattattcatcggtcccactacactttttgatattattcatgagtttcatggtactatttcagctaacttttacctttatctacagtacttttagcaaaataaatagATCCTAAACAGACCCTTAGGATATGATTTTGTTTCAATATAGATTGGTTTTTGTATGAGTCGAGAATTTAAGCAGGCTTATGTCTGTAAATATCAGCCACAGATATTTGTACTGAGGACAATATTTGCATTGCTGCTTTCCCACTATGTATTTATTTGCATAGAAATTCTGTTTCTCattatttggaaaacaaatggccataatatatattatacggGTTATACTCTGGACAGAAAGCTATTATCAGATAAGTTACAccatattattctttttcttttaaacatatccgttgattttattggattttaaaGACTTTTCTTATAGGACAATCCGTTTCTAAGAGCTGTCAGGACACTGTTTTATATTGACTACCAGCCCTACCTTTGTTATAGAATGGTGTGAAGCTGGTAGTCAATCTACTGTTTGAAGCAAAGGCCTCCCTTGGTTCACTTTGGCAAAGGGTTAGGACTTAGGATTTTAAATCTCCCTTTCCAGAACATTGCGTTTAGTCCTagacataaaacaaattaagataGAAAAGCACTGacaaatttaatcatttaagtatttaactattattttaaaaaattatataattttaggcATTTTTCTTTGCTCGGAAAGACATCTATAGATGAAAGAGAAGCAATATAGAAATAACgcttttttactattttcatgTTTGATGGTATAGATAATGTATAACATGGTTCCAGGTATTTCATCTCATGATAAAATGCAACTATTAATAACAAAGTGATCTTATAAAAGGATAACACATGGTTCTTAAGCAGTTCTTATAACTGTATGCTTACTAATTGTCTATAAATACCAAAACAAAGTAAGAACACTGGAGGCAATTCTAGAAATTTTCGTGTCTTCTTGAGTGTACCCTGATTTGCTGCAATTATGATATGTATGGCACTGGCTCCAATTAAAATGTTGATCCTCATTCAATTAAACTGTTCTATCATCTTAAGTTTACCATTTTTCTGGTAAAACTGTTTGGGTCTTCACTCTTCAGAATATTTCTGGGACATTGATCATCTTACAATGCTGAAGACAAGCTAGAGCCCTCAAAGTTGAATATTATGAGGTTATATCTATTAATTCAACAATTAATTCTTTAAATCATTATGGATTTATGGAGCAGGACTTCACAATCACAATTGGAGAAGCAGGTATAGTGATTGATTACTTCTCGCTCTCTGCCTGACTGGTTTCTAAGACATAATCTCTCATGATACTCGTGTTAGAATCGTCGACCATCTACAAGGAGgtaaaaaaatgcaaacaaaagttgaagaaaaaaaaaaacacataaataggATAAAACTGAAAAAAGGTTAAATTTAACCGCTGACCTTAACAGCTACTCTCTTCAGGTTGTCCcattcaaaatcatttttacaaTAGGCAGATCGAACCTATATTAAAATTCCGAATTACCTCTTGATGTTAATAAGTTAGtgaataaataaacaaattgagCATCACAAGTAATTTACTGACCTCTAATATACGAAGAGCTTCATGCAGATGCCATAGTTTGTACGAAGAATATAGTGGAATCCCATTGATCAAATCACAAGTCATGCATATTGTAAAAAGTCAGATCTTACACGCCAACAATATAACATATATAGTCATTCTGTTTGTGTAAGAATCCAGGACATCTTACATGTTAtaacataaaattgaaaataggtTTATCATTAACGTACCTAAACCCTTATGCCTTGAAGATTCTCGCATCAAACTGGCACAGAACTTGTCCCCATCATTCAATGAGTGTCTATCCATGAATTCCATTAACTCCTTGTATGCCTCAGTGTTATAGCTCTGCTCTGGCAAGCAACTgttaaaagatgaatttatccAATATAAATGATTCAACCAATCCTAGATGCAGTATTATATGCACTCAGTCTCACTTTCATCTTAATAAGCCACAAACAACTTTTGACTCTTAAGAAAAGAGAGTATCATTCCTTAGCCATTGAAAAGATTTATAATTCCCCACAATCCATGGATGGTTAACAAAAGCATCTAaacattgaaaagaaaacaaatgaattCAACTCATCCTAAGCATATAATTCAACTCATGCAAAGAAGTTAAGGCtaagcaaaataaaaacaagggGAGAAGAGGAACCTGAAGCTGTGCTGCGACAATCCTTACTGCAATGTAAGTGAAGAAATTGTGGAGGTTTTGGGCTCCCTTAGCTTCTGGTGATGCTTCTCCAAATCCTGCATTCAGTCACGAAAATTAACCTCATAActaacatacacacacacacacacacaaacacaaacacttAACACATACTGAATTTGTACTTTGTACATATCTTATATATTGTAGAGATAGATATATATCAGATACACATAGCATAGATATAAATAGCAAATACCCACCAGGGACATACATCTTTTGGCAGTGCAAGCGAGTGGGTTGAGAGGTCCTTGGCTTGCTGCATGGCCAGGAAGGATAAGCTttctttttgttggattttgaaGGGAAAAGATAAGGGAGCTGAGAGGGTGTGAGAATTGCAGAGGATTCCATGGATATAATGGGCTGGGAAGGGAAGCTGAGATTCCAAAGACTTTGGGATAGGTATAGGCTCTAGCTATTGTATAAGACCAAATTCCCTGAAAGTCCAAATATGCAAATACAGATTGTGATAGTGTATCtctcaaacaacaaaaatatctTCCAATTAAACTTTTAGGcaaaatcttctcaaaaaaaaaaaattagtgcaaAAAATATCTCTGGGTCATGGCACATGGGGGAGTCACAAAAATTTTCAGGGATTTCCACGTCTACTTAGTCTAGTGTGGAACCCACCTGTGCATGCCTTCTAGTTTTACAgggttttctttaaaataattttatttatttattatttaaaaaataaattggatttaaacattattgcatttaaaaaattaaaaccttaaAAAAGTGTGACATGTGTTTAATTAGCTCGGGTGTGGCTTActtctagtacttttttaattgaagatttcattttgttttaaatacataattgcaagtgatagtgagttttaattttcacattttatttagttagtaaaTAATGTGACAGtttcttattaaaacaaaaaggaaactcaagttaaaaaagtattagagATAAGCCAAACCCAATTAGTTCACGGTTTTGCTATGCGTATTGCGTATCCACATTCTAGGTTCTAGCTAATATTTTGTGTTTGAGGGGGattttttataagttaaaaaatgGGTGTTGATATTGTTTGCTGTTTTTACTTATTAGAACTATTTTAAggataattaatattaatatataaataacaactcttttaatctgccgttttggaaaaaaaaaaaaaattaaaaaactcaaaaaaattaaaagatagcAATAATCaatagaaaatattgaaaaaatggTAATGAAATGTATGTCTTTAGACTCTTTACCGCTATTTTAAATTATGGGAGTTAAGATGAGAATCggaaaaagaattacaaaattgaattttagtgATATTAAAATCTTACCTCTACATGATAAActgataatgataaaaaaaaaaaagtgataatgataataaaataatttaaagggGTACTTGTAGTGTAGTTGGAATACTCTTCTATATGCTTTATATAAATAGCCACATCTCATTATAATTCATCATTCTAGTCTCACTCGTCACTAGGATACAAAAACTAGGGTTTTGAGTGAAGATTTTGACCATGATGAAGAAAGCACCAGTTGTTGCAATATTGTTTCTTGTACAACCTTGGATATTACCAGGGTCggccctaggcctaggccatCGCCTAGGGCCCTTTACTAGAGAAAGGCCCTTAAGTGATACTATTaaatgtatttttgaaatactttttaTGATTGGTGATACTTCTTTCATCTTTGTAAGTCtcatattgtaaaatttataatatccttAACATCATTCATTTAAATACTTGTGTATTACTAATCACATTTGTAGGGGTAAAGTCCCAAgatcatacaatgggccttgggtccTATATAAAATTCGACCACGTTTGAGGAGAAGGTGTGGGTACCAAAAGGGCTCTCGGCCCAATTCTTATGGGCCCAAAATTGTTTAAAAGACGGTCTGAGGAGAAACGTCTCCTTGGACGTACCAAATGTGGCTCGAACATGCACTCTGCCAGCTATAAGGATTCACTCCAACGAGTATTAGTAATAGGGATGAGTCCCATAAGCTCGTAAGAGGGAGGAAAGTGTAGGATGCCAAGGGAGAGGTtacagctgccacattaaatgcatgacaGCTACTTTTccggccgcattaatgtggaaaggacttgtgaacagtgttaccttggctaccacaactcacagaaagatggaggagatgTTCGATGGGACGGACACTTAAGTGAAGGTctagatgattaacaagtgtaaggtcctgATGactaacaagtgtaaggtcctgATGACTTAAAGAGGACTACataagagggggggggggggagtccCTATGAAGAAGGAGACGGAAAAAAGGAGGAACTTAGAACAGAAGAAGAGGGTGAGAACCATAGTCTTTGAGTAGGGATAGAGATACATCCCCTATGTCTCCTCGGACCGTATATCTAATGGACATGAaggagattttcttattttcaattgttgtaTGGCCTAATATTAACTAGTATGCACTTCGTTAGGGTCTAGTTCTATAACCCActttctataaattcattgtttcgaGCTCCTTGGACCAGAACCCTGTACCTGTTGGGCCTGGACCCtgaattgtgaccctacaacaTTCATTACTACATCTTTTGtaagtgtttttcagtttttatagcaaatttgttatagttttaacattttttcaaaaaaaaaaaaaaaaaaagcatattacgtaataaaaagaatagagttttgttataaaaaaaattatgatattaaacACGAGTTAAATAGTTTAAGTGATAACAAAAAgacttatttaaatatatgcccTCCGAATTTGTTGGGTCGCCAACAGCATCTAACAGCATTGCAACCATTGAACCCCGAAGTTAAAAAAAGTTTCTTAGCCTTCCACGATGAAGGAAGTACATGCATGTACGAGATCTTTCAAtctttttggacccaaaaaCCTTCTCTGAGGCCAGATTATTGCCAAGCTATCAAAGAGGTTGATGAGGATTGTGCCTCGACTGTGTTTGCGCGCTTCGAAAACCCgtttttacaatataaattgAATGTATATTGTGCTCAAATGTCTCACTCTCACCACTTTTCATCATAATTATCagcaccatcaccatcaccatcactaGAATCATCTTCAACACCAGAACTATATTCATGATCTTCAGCACCAGAACCATCTTCAGGAGACTAATTTTGTCCGTCTTTTCAAGATTGAACTAGGCAATTATTTGTTTTCTAGAAGTTATTGTTTTCTAGtagttattatttattcattgaAAGTATTTCAATGGCTTACTCCTTTTACCTAGttaatttcaatatatatatatatatatatatatatatattatgagacTAAAATCCCAGTTTTTGAATTGTAACATGACTGTTACCATTACTAATAAACACTCTTAGGATTTTAATAAAACCTTCCGCCCCAATTCTTATCAAATTAAAGGGAAAAGTTAAATTGATGGCTTTACAAACTTAAAAATTGCAATTTCCATATGGTtagcacttaaaaaaaaaaaaaataaaaaaaatacagaatttCTTTGCAATCCAACTTCTGAAGTCTGAAGTGCAAAATATAAGGTGCTAAGTACTGCCTCAACATTTTAGATGCCAGAGAGTCTTGGCTCCTACCATAAAAATGACGACTTAGCCATGGACAAGAATTTGGcagcaagaaagaaagaactggGTTCCACTCAAGGAGACATGGAGTTGATCTTATGAAAATCTATggttaaaaaattgtgtatatatcCTTCTCAACTTGCATaactctataattttttttcccctcattaGGTTTTTAGGTATTGAATTTTATAGAGAGACCAAAGTTTCTTGAACATCAAAATTTTGGGTCGATTGTAAATTTATAGAGTGGGTTACAAGTATTCATTTCATatcttacaaaaaataaaattaataaaaaaaaaaaaaactgtaatgTTTGGTTTCAggtaaagggaaaaaagaaaaagaaaaaaaaaggaattagaCCAAAAATAAGAGCATTTACTAGACAGGTTTTATGGGCTTTTATTGGACTCCTGTTTTTTAACACTCAGGAAGCCCAGAGCTCAATGGTTTGGGCTAAAAAAAGTTGTGTACTGTGTAGAACAGTTGGGCCTTCACTATAGTCCTACTGACATATTGAAAAACTAGTATACccagatttattttattttatttaatttatttttttaattgtggcTTATGTTAGGCTGGCATAAACCCATATTATATATTGCCTTTTTCTCATTAATTCCGATACTGCAACACTAGTAATTCTTAA contains:
- the LOC126727035 gene encoding chaperonin-like RBCX protein 1, chloroplastic yields the protein MESSAILTPSQLPYLFPSKSNKKKAYPSWPCSKPRTSQPTRLHCQKMYVPGFGEASPEAKGAQNLHNFFTYIAVRIVAAQLQSYNTEAYKELMEFMDRHSLNDGDKFCASLMRESSRHKGLALRILEVRSAYCKNDFEWDNLKRVAVKMVDDSNTSIMRDYVLETSQAESEK